In Lewinellaceae bacterium, the genomic stretch GTTAGCTACGTAAGATACCTGTGCCCTGCCTTTTTGATAGGCAATTCGATTGGTCAGTTCTGCGCCGTCCAGTCCTCCCAGATCAAACTGTGAGCTGTAATAGTCGCTGTTGACATAGGCCAGTTTGGTGAATACCTTATCACTGAGGATGGATCTGAAGATCACCTGGCCCATCTTGGTACCGTAGTCAAAACCAAATTCATTGTTGTAGAAGAATTCGTCCTGGGTGCCATAAGCAGAAGCGATGAGGGTGTTGCGCGCTCCGATTTTAGCCGTCAGCCGCACATTACCATCGTAAAAGAAAGTGGTGGTGTTGTGGATATTGGGCTGCTTGATGGTTTTCAGCAACCAGTTGACGTAAGAGGAACGAATCCCGGCGAGGATCGAAATTTTGTCTTTTACAATTGGTGTTTCGAGGCTCAGGCGGGAAGATATCGGACCTATGCTGGCCTTACCCTTAAATTGTTCCATGCTTCCGTCGCGCATGGTCACATCGAGGACCGAAGCGATGCGGCCGCCATACGTTGCAGGCATGTTACCCTTGTACAGCTCGACACTGCTGATCAGATTACTGTTGAATGTCGAGAAAAAGCCCAACGCATGGGATGAATTAAACAGGAAACCTTCATCCTGGACGATCAGGTTTTGATCGACATCTCCTCCTCGTACATTAAAGCCCAGGGTACCCTCTCCTACGGACGTTACTCCAGGAAACAACAGCAGGTTTTTGATCACATCGGCTTCCCCCATGATGGTTGGCACCCGTTCTATATTTTTAACATCGAGCCGGGCGATTCCCACCTGCACTTCAGCCACACTGGCGTCGGCAGCCTGGGCCCGTACGGTGACTTCATCCAGCTGGATGGCAGATTTAGCCATATTGATGGTCAGTTCTCCGGAATTGTACACTGTGAGTGACGCCTTGTATTCGTCGTAACCGATGTATTGGATCACCAGGATGTGATTGCCTACCGGTACCTCCAGATCAAAGGATCCGTCTACCTCTGTGGCCGTACCGGTACCCAGATCTTCCAGTTTCACGGTGGCGCCAATGATCGGCTCATTGGTTTCTGCATCATTGATTATACCTTGAAATCGTGCTTTACCGGAAGGGTTTATCGAGCTGGCCACACCAAGTTGCAGTTGGTTTTCCTTATTTTCCTCATCCAGTGCTTTTTGTTGTAAGTCTTGCAAAGCCTGGTAATAGTTGATGGAATAATTTTCATTAATGACGGTCTTGGGCATGATGATGTATGAATCGCCGCGATACTCCAGGAAACCGAGGAGGGTGTTTCCCAGCAGATCATTGAGCGCCTCTTCGACTGTGACACCACTCAGCTCACGGCTGTAGGACTGATCAGGCAGGTCTGCCAATTTGTAATAAAAGTGTACCGGAGCTTGTGCCTCAATCTTAACAAAGATATCCGGTAGTGACTCGTTGGTAGCCTGCACGTCAATGCGAACTGGTGTGGTCTGGGCAGTTAATCCTGTAGCAATGCATAGGAATACCATTAGGGATGCCCAAAGTGTGGTCCATTTCATAGGTACAAATAGGTGAAAAC encodes the following:
- a CDS encoding TonB-dependent receptor: MKWTTLWASLMVFLCIATGLTAQTTPVRIDVQATNESLPDIFVKIEAQAPVHFYYKLADLPDQSYSRELSGVTVEEALNDLLGNTLLGFLEYRGDSYIIMPKTVINENYSINYYQALQDLQQKALDEENKENQLQLGVASSINPSGKARFQGIINDAETNEPIIGATVKLEDLGTGTATEVDGSFDLEVPVGNHILVIQYIGYDEYKASLTVYNSGELTINMAKSAIQLDEVTVRAQAADASVAEVQVGIARLDVKNIERVPTIMGEADVIKNLLLFPGVTSVGEGTLGFNVRGGDVDQNLIVQDEGFLFNSSHALGFFSTFNSNLISSVELYKGNMPATYGGRIASVLDVTMRDGSMEQFKGKASIGPISSRLSLETPIVKDKISILAGIRSSYVNWLLKTIKQPNIHNTTTFFYDGNVRLTAKIGARNTLIASAYGTQDEFFYNNEFGFDYGTKMGQVIFRSILSDKVFTKLAYVNSDYYSSQFDLGGLDGAELTNRIAYQKGRAQVSYVANRQLQIDAGLESILYKVDPSTRAPYGDESEIVSKKLEPEKGLESAVFVNGEWSATPNILISGGLRFAYYNFLGPKTVFEYSDPEHPSLLSLVDSTYYSGGSIVDYTSLEPRLSFRLKVSEASSVKAGYSRTGQFINQIFNSDSPTPNSQWQLSTTYIKPVRSHNVSLGYFHNFKNNAWETSLEVYGRFVDQLFDYKDFAELNTNAHLETEILNGVGRAYGAEVSIKKNRGEWNGWLSYTYSKSLRQIDGINKGNWYPSNFDKPHDATLVLNYQPNQRNTFTFNFNYGTGRPNNAPIGIYKLPDGQVVQVYSERNQYRIPDYHRLDVSYTIGQGYRKDRRVRTSWTLSIYNVYARKNAFSVYFSRGAFVRPTANRLSILGTALPAVSVNIEWL